A portion of the Candidatus Pristimantibacillus lignocellulolyticus genome contains these proteins:
- a CDS encoding glycoside hydrolase family 43 protein: MKITNPILPGFHPDPSIIRVEDDYYIATSTFEWFPGVIIYHSRDLVNYRPLTTVLRSASQLNMVGDLDSGGVWAPCLSYSNGIYYLIYTDVVSRMGAFKDTHNYMVTATDIMGPWSEPIYLNSSGFDPSLFHDDDGKKWLVNMLWDHRKGTNSFAGIVLQQYCTEQQQLVGERKLIFKGTELRLTEAPHLYKRNGYYYLITAEGGTQYEHAVTLARAEHIDGPYIVSPNHPILTSIHKPEIALQKAGHGSLVETQHGDWYMVHLVGRPTVDKYCTLGRETAIQRMSWTEDNWLELEGGGNEPKAEVTAPNLPLHSFPVIPELDHFDEQELGLQWCSLRIPTESTWVSLNERRGYLRIKGQESMSSVHRQSIIARRQQAFNCEIETIIQFEPEHFQQMAGLILYYNTADYVYLRVTHHEQLGKCLGIVQSVEGVYDECLTSDIPLLANTEYRLKAVILREMVQFYYAALDEEWQPVGEAISIVHLSDEFGNYIRFTGTFLGMCAQDLSGMRKHADFDYFIYKELS; encoded by the coding sequence ATGAAAATTACAAATCCAATCCTGCCAGGGTTTCATCCCGACCCGTCTATTATTCGCGTAGAAGATGATTATTATATTGCAACGTCAACCTTTGAGTGGTTTCCTGGTGTTATCATTTACCATTCTAGGGACTTAGTAAATTATCGTCCATTAACGACTGTGCTGCGCTCTGCTTCTCAGCTAAATATGGTTGGAGATCTTGATTCTGGTGGGGTTTGGGCACCTTGTCTAAGCTATAGCAATGGGATTTATTATTTGATTTATACTGATGTAGTAAGCAGAATGGGTGCATTTAAAGATACACATAATTATATGGTTACAGCAACCGATATCATGGGACCGTGGTCCGAGCCTATTTATCTAAATAGCAGTGGTTTTGATCCATCGCTGTTTCATGATGATGATGGTAAGAAGTGGCTAGTCAATATGCTGTGGGATCATCGAAAAGGAACCAATTCCTTTGCTGGTATCGTATTGCAGCAATATTGCACTGAGCAGCAGCAATTGGTTGGTGAGCGTAAGCTAATCTTCAAGGGAACGGAATTGAGATTAACAGAAGCCCCTCATCTATACAAGCGAAATGGTTATTACTATCTTATTACGGCAGAGGGTGGCACTCAATATGAGCATGCTGTGACGTTAGCACGCGCAGAGCATATTGATGGTCCTTATATTGTATCACCGAATCATCCGATCTTAACTTCTATACATAAGCCAGAGATTGCGCTACAAAAGGCAGGCCACGGCTCACTAGTAGAAACGCAACACGGAGATTGGTATATGGTTCATTTGGTAGGTAGACCAACTGTAGATAAATATTGTACGTTAGGTAGAGAAACTGCGATTCAACGTATGAGCTGGACAGAGGATAATTGGCTGGAATTAGAAGGTGGCGGTAATGAACCAAAAGCCGAAGTTACTGCGCCGAACTTACCATTACACTCGTTTCCTGTGATACCTGAGTTAGATCATTTTGATGAGCAGGAGCTAGGGCTTCAATGGTGTTCACTACGTATTCCAACAGAATCAACATGGGTGTCATTAAACGAGAGAAGGGGATACTTGCGAATAAAAGGCCAGGAGTCGATGAGTTCCGTGCATCGGCAAAGTATTATTGCAAGAAGGCAGCAAGCTTTTAATTGCGAGATTGAAACAATAATTCAATTTGAACCCGAGCATTTTCAACAAATGGCAGGCTTGATTTTATATTATAATACAGCAGACTATGTGTATTTGCGAGTGACGCATCATGAGCAATTAGGTAAATGTCTAGGCATCGTTCAATCGGTCGAAGGAGTTTACGATGAATGCTTAACAAGTGATATCCCATTGCTAGCAAATACTGAATATCGATTAAAAGCAGTTATTCTTCGTGAAATGGTACAATTTTATTATGCAGCATTAGACGAGGAGTGGCAGCCAGTAGGGGAAGCGATTTCTATTGTTCACTTGTCTGATGAGTTTGGAAATTATATTCGTTTTACAGGTACTTTTTTAGGAATGTGTGCTCAGGACTTAAGCGGTATGAGAAAACATGCAGATTTTGATTACTTTATATACAAAGAATTAAGCTGA
- a CDS encoding cohesin domain-containing protein, whose amino-acid sequence MRKIRSVVALMACFIMVTGLMVFNLPETKAAAAPEPNDTWRQVDPTEVKIGKSYLIVSEHGALVNAQAIINTPGDVTGDTNIGMASKPVTIEDGFVTSEVTDDMIWQFGLGANNAAASGGLGEGNGYYVLNNAPGAGGGTEPLRRESSFNAQHAPLNTVGAAINGNQQSMLLHVLDEAEGTVSMYIWGGNNQWNFALTSTVDGFIAKSKAANTTSAAQLLQQMQESPSLRLYEPNVTVGTQHYVMASSGENGSISPSSLAGHVWVNDGDDVTFTLQPAFGFEVNKVMVNGVEVAVTDNTYTIENVTSSDTKIHVTFKPVTNAADLPFTVYNDIFSVGNVTTAVIIDLGDDNAANLADLSADMFKAAAVNTRLDGSTMIFDGLRKITRVYVNNDPEPLGYISPAPGTDNLVTDMPLSGRYIIVEFEFWNANGYTSGAMVSGNLQNAFSTLLNYRVNVDREIRLTDGSTITPRFTQAAVVNPALDKFVSDKTNPGETNNMDILISIDESWEDNGPLPLFIYNHGGGRGGPSGDYFAPMQTANGAAVLSKLQLDNPGKYNAHIIATQNHTNNQANNEALMAYVEGLAAEGKVDLSRIYMSGFSMGSMYTIGFYERNPEFLAAIVPLAGGTLPSVAQLTANPELTKTSIWAHTHKNDGAGNSWTSYFTTGAGASGLYLEANVNVLETNQAFNFPYYGFDWTPHETEAQVYSNLLGQSNASFRYGPSQEEYADKNIFDWMFDQNRNSTTSSATLSGPALVQFGDTFDVTYGLESLKQEVYAQDITIEYDADKLELIGEPVSVDTEKFVIVETDKQEGIIRILGIHLNESANNPNQDFIKLSFKAKATAGIANIEVTQLLLADGEGVEGNIDGNTHSVEIRKPVVPGDVNDDDRVSVGDLALLAKAYGKSSSSPDWNLVKQYDLNKDGTIDIEDLVQLARLILNK is encoded by the coding sequence ATGCGCAAAATAAGATCAGTTGTGGCTCTCATGGCTTGCTTTATTATGGTAACAGGTCTAATGGTATTCAACTTACCTGAGACCAAGGCGGCGGCAGCGCCAGAACCAAACGATACGTGGAGGCAGGTTGACCCTACTGAAGTCAAGATTGGAAAAAGCTATCTCATCGTGTCCGAACACGGCGCACTTGTTAACGCTCAAGCGATAATCAACACACCTGGCGACGTAACTGGCGACACTAATATTGGCATGGCATCTAAGCCCGTGACGATTGAAGACGGTTTCGTTACTTCCGAAGTGACGGATGACATGATCTGGCAGTTTGGCCTTGGCGCAAACAATGCGGCGGCATCTGGCGGACTTGGTGAAGGCAATGGCTACTATGTATTGAATAACGCTCCTGGCGCAGGCGGAGGCACGGAACCACTGAGAAGAGAATCAAGCTTCAACGCGCAGCATGCACCCCTCAACACGGTCGGTGCAGCCATCAATGGCAACCAGCAGAGCATGTTGCTGCATGTTTTGGATGAAGCGGAAGGCACAGTGTCAATGTACATTTGGGGCGGGAACAACCAGTGGAACTTTGCCCTGACGAGTACGGTGGACGGCTTTATTGCGAAGAGCAAGGCAGCGAACACGACGAGCGCGGCTCAACTGCTTCAGCAGATGCAGGAGTCACCGTCATTGCGACTATATGAACCAAACGTGACTGTCGGCACTCAGCACTACGTCATGGCGTCATCTGGCGAGAACGGCAGTATAAGCCCATCCTCCCTGGCAGGCCATGTTTGGGTAAATGATGGCGATGATGTGACCTTCACGTTACAACCAGCGTTCGGGTTTGAAGTTAACAAGGTTATGGTTAACGGCGTAGAAGTGGCTGTAACAGACAACACATACACAATAGAGAACGTAACATCAAGCGACACAAAGATCCACGTGACATTCAAGCCTGTTACAAACGCAGCGGATTTACCATTCACAGTGTATAACGACATATTCTCTGTCGGCAACGTCACTACAGCCGTCATCATCGATCTTGGCGATGACAACGCGGCAAACCTTGCCGATCTGAGTGCCGACATGTTCAAGGCGGCCGCAGTGAACACCAGGCTTGATGGCTCGACCATGATATTTGACGGCTTGCGCAAAATCACCAGAGTATATGTAAACAATGATCCTGAGCCGCTTGGCTACATATCGCCTGCACCAGGAACTGACAACCTCGTAACTGATATGCCTCTGAGCGGACGCTACATCATCGTTGAATTTGAGTTTTGGAATGCCAATGGTTATACATCTGGCGCAATGGTTTCAGGAAACTTGCAAAACGCATTCTCAACGCTCCTTAATTACCGCGTCAATGTGGATCGTGAGATCAGGTTGACAGACGGCTCCACCATAACTCCGAGATTCACTCAAGCAGCGGTAGTAAACCCAGCACTCGACAAGTTTGTCTCCGACAAAACGAACCCAGGCGAAACAAACAACATGGACATCCTAATTTCAATCGATGAATCATGGGAAGACAACGGTCCTCTCCCGTTGTTCATCTACAATCATGGCGGTGGCCGCGGCGGCCCTTCGGGGGACTACTTCGCCCCAATGCAAACCGCGAACGGTGCAGCAGTGCTTTCTAAGCTCCAACTGGATAACCCTGGAAAGTACAACGCTCATATCATAGCTACACAGAACCACACTAACAATCAGGCTAACAACGAGGCTCTTATGGCATACGTGGAGGGACTTGCTGCTGAGGGCAAAGTAGATCTGAGCAGAATCTACATGTCAGGCTTCTCGATGGGCAGCATGTACACAATTGGTTTCTATGAACGCAATCCTGAGTTCCTCGCAGCAATCGTTCCGCTTGCAGGGGGCACCTTGCCAAGCGTGGCACAGCTTACAGCGAACCCAGAACTTACAAAAACTTCGATATGGGCGCATACACATAAAAATGACGGCGCTGGTAATTCATGGACTTCGTATTTCACAACAGGCGCTGGCGCAAGCGGTTTATATTTAGAAGCTAACGTGAATGTTCTGGAAACCAACCAAGCTTTTAATTTCCCGTACTACGGCTTTGACTGGACACCGCACGAAACTGAAGCCCAAGTGTATAGCAACCTTCTTGGTCAATCAAACGCCAGCTTCAGGTATGGCCCAAGCCAAGAAGAGTACGCAGATAAGAACATTTTTGATTGGATGTTCGATCAGAATAGAAACTCGACTACTAGCTCAGCAACTTTGTCAGGTCCAGCTTTAGTGCAGTTTGGTGATACATTCGATGTGACCTACGGTCTTGAAAGCTTGAAACAAGAAGTGTATGCACAAGACATTACGATTGAGTACGATGCTGATAAGCTGGAGCTTATAGGTGAGCCAGTGTCTGTGGATACTGAGAAGTTTGTTATTGTAGAAACGGATAAGCAAGAAGGAATTATTCGGATACTCGGTATTCATTTGAATGAAAGCGCAAATAATCCAAATCAGGATTTCATTAAACTTAGCTTCAAAGCCAAGGCTACAGCAGGAATAGCAAATATTGAGGTGACGCAACTTTTGCTTGCCGATGGTGAAGGAGTAGAAGGGAACATAGATGGAAATACGCATTCAGTTGAGATTCGCAAACCTGTAGTACCAGGTGACGTCAATGATGACGATAGAGTAAGCGTTGGTGACTTGGCTCTACTTGCTAAAGCCTATGGTAAATCTTCTAGTAGTCCAGATTGGAATCTAGTGAAGCAGTACGACTTGAATAAAGATGGCACAATCGATATTGAAGACCTTGTTCAATTGGCTCGTCTCATTCTGAATAAATAA
- a CDS encoding S-layer homology domain-containing protein, whose translation MKIQKLGLLLSKLLLSMLLLFTMLPIIANAEVNPSFSLSSSISNAKIGDEVVVNVEGHNVKNIFGYELRLSYDSNVLKFRQASTTWEGFTVPSIVEDGNIIFAHTRVGNAAGESGDVHFASLRFEAISQGDASIQLKRVKLVDDGGSSATYELGQSLKVAISGNYLDTKGHWADENIVRATAMGWIKGYPDGTFAPNKEVTRAEFTTMLSRALALSSPTDQAQTFEDDEQIPQFAKSHISQAVAAGLVKGYDDATFRPSHWINRSEMTVMLVRVLGYDKLNNSSPTLTYDDAEQVPEWAYSAIATATDMGIVKGRGKNKFAPSGYSTRAEAVTLILRIIDHIASTSKVN comes from the coding sequence TTGAAGATTCAAAAATTGGGGTTGCTGCTGTCCAAGCTTTTGTTGTCTATGCTTCTGCTATTTACGATGCTGCCGATCATAGCGAACGCTGAGGTAAATCCCTCTTTTTCATTAAGCAGCTCTATCAGCAATGCAAAAATTGGCGATGAAGTGGTAGTCAATGTTGAAGGCCATAACGTGAAGAACATTTTTGGATATGAACTTCGACTATCCTACGACTCTAATGTATTAAAATTCCGTCAAGCATCTACTACTTGGGAAGGCTTTACGGTCCCATCGATTGTTGAGGATGGGAATATTATATTCGCGCATACTAGGGTTGGCAATGCTGCGGGCGAAAGCGGCGATGTACACTTTGCCTCATTGCGATTCGAAGCTATAAGTCAAGGCGATGCTTCCATTCAATTAAAGCGCGTCAAGCTGGTTGACGACGGTGGTAGCAGTGCAACATATGAACTTGGTCAATCGTTGAAGGTCGCCATTTCGGGTAACTATCTTGATACGAAAGGCCATTGGGCAGATGAGAACATTGTAAGGGCGACGGCAATGGGGTGGATTAAAGGATATCCAGATGGCACATTCGCTCCAAACAAGGAGGTTACTCGGGCTGAATTCACCACAATGCTTTCAAGAGCGCTGGCTTTGTCTTCTCCAACTGACCAAGCACAGACATTTGAAGATGATGAACAAATTCCACAGTTTGCAAAATCCCATATATCGCAAGCAGTTGCTGCTGGATTGGTGAAAGGGTATGATGACGCCACGTTCAGACCTTCCCATTGGATTAACCGCTCTGAGATGACTGTCATGCTCGTGCGTGTATTAGGGTACGACAAGTTGAATAATTCGAGTCCGACACTCACCTATGATGATGCAGAACAAGTTCCAGAGTGGGCTTACTCAGCCATTGCAACAGCTACGGATATGGGCATAGTCAAGGGAAGGGGCAAGAATAAATTTGCTCCAAGCGGTTACTCGACCAGAGCCGAAGCTGTTACCTTGATATTGAGAATAATAGACCATATTGCCTCAACGTCTAAAGTCAACTGA
- a CDS encoding NAD-dependent malic enzyme, whose product MSVSTTVILRLEMDKNAVTFGEIVNAISQASGDVVAIDVISSGKHMTTRDITVNVSDSSFQHVLDSVKSLPHVRLINVSDSIFLAHLGGKISVEPKTRIKNRSDLSKVYTPGVARVCKAIEENPEKAFSLTIKRNTVAVVTDGTAVLGLGNIGPLAAIPVMEGKAMLFKQLADVDAFPICLDTQDTEQLITAIKQLAPIFGGINLEDISSPRCFEIEKRLSAELDIPVFHDDQHGTAVVVLAGLINALKVVGKSIENIKIVVNGIGAAGAACCKMLLAAGVQHLVAVDRHGALNPQETYDNPMWRWLSKQPQLHYVAGGLLEAMDNADVFIGVSQAGVLTVEHIEKMAAEAIVFAMANPEPEIEPDIAEPLVRVIATGRSDYPNQINNVLCFPGIFRGALDCRATTINEEMKLAAAVAIASVVTDDERSEQYIIPSIFNESVVDKVRNAVIRAAIETKVSRRIPLEYRLEP is encoded by the coding sequence ATGTCTGTAAGTACGACGGTCATTTTACGACTAGAAATGGATAAAAATGCAGTGACGTTTGGAGAAATTGTTAATGCGATTAGCCAAGCAAGTGGAGATGTTGTTGCAATAGATGTAATTTCATCAGGTAAGCATATGACGACTCGAGACATTACGGTCAATGTATCTGATAGTTCTTTTCAGCATGTACTTGATTCGGTTAAAAGCTTACCCCATGTTCGATTAATTAATGTGTCTGACAGTATTTTTCTTGCTCATCTAGGTGGAAAAATCAGTGTGGAGCCAAAAACACGTATTAAAAATAGAAGTGATCTATCAAAAGTATATACGCCCGGTGTTGCAAGAGTGTGTAAAGCGATAGAAGAAAATCCTGAGAAAGCCTTCTCATTAACAATTAAACGTAATACTGTTGCCGTTGTGACGGATGGTACTGCTGTACTTGGGCTTGGTAATATTGGTCCGCTTGCAGCGATTCCTGTTATGGAAGGTAAGGCGATGCTGTTTAAACAGCTAGCGGATGTTGATGCATTTCCTATCTGCTTAGATACACAGGATACTGAGCAATTGATTACAGCGATTAAGCAATTAGCTCCCATTTTTGGTGGGATTAATTTGGAAGACATAAGCTCGCCGCGCTGTTTCGAAATAGAAAAGAGATTGTCTGCAGAGCTAGATATTCCAGTATTTCACGATGATCAGCACGGAACAGCCGTTGTAGTACTAGCAGGCTTAATTAATGCTCTAAAAGTAGTAGGTAAATCAATAGAAAATATTAAAATTGTTGTGAATGGAATTGGCGCTGCTGGCGCTGCTTGCTGCAAAATGCTGTTGGCAGCAGGTGTACAGCATCTAGTCGCAGTAGATCGGCATGGTGCACTAAATCCGCAAGAAACCTATGACAATCCAATGTGGCGGTGGTTATCCAAGCAGCCACAATTACATTACGTGGCGGGTGGTTTGTTGGAAGCGATGGACAATGCTGATGTATTTATCGGCGTTTCTCAGGCTGGTGTTTTAACAGTAGAACATATAGAAAAAATGGCTGCCGAAGCGATCGTATTTGCCATGGCCAATCCAGAGCCAGAGATTGAGCCAGACATTGCCGAACCACTAGTGCGCGTGATTGCAACAGGGCGCAGCGATTATCCGAATCAGATTAACAATGTGCTTTGTTTTCCCGGCATATTTCGCGGTGCCCTTGATTGTAGAGCAACAACTATTAATGAAGAAATGAAATTAGCCGCTGCTGTTGCTATCGCCTCAGTTGTAACAGACGATGAACGGAGTGAGCAGTACATTATCCCAAGTATATTCAACGAAAGCGTTGTTGACAAAGTACGCAATGCAGTAATCAGGGCTGCAATTGAAACGAAAGTCTCCCGCCGTATTCCTCTTGAGTACCGTCTTGAACCATAG
- a CDS encoding histidine kinase: protein MNNTIRFLIRFLTGKTIIRTIMFSYMVLNMLLLLLLGLLSVRDSTTSLTKEVTQSSYKVMEQAARGLSFNLEEATRPLVLLAGHYSVRSLMSPGREMDIGGRIQQERNIADVAFGVTSLQSIVSDVLILGKNGYVNNLDGRKSLRWDYPFTEQTWFKQAISDTPNKGFISLGLHKQDYYLENNISKYNMPTLSIALPVKDYTLKTIGVVIANVDLAKINGMFELSSYQNNESIFMIDNQQIIIAHKDGAAIGTRLHFTGVEHIYERDSGSFVTLLDGRETLVIFHATSVKGWRMISTIPMSVIKGQADSLKSNLIGFICLFLFLNILISILITARISRPFGRLLSTLDKIGEDSIYIIKNKYKYRELNLISDKFRELVIRIESLVKQNYQSDIALKEVELKTLQSQINPHFLFNTLQLLQTEIVCGSTEDSNHLVLSLSSLLRYSMKQSEEMVELEQEIQNVRDYLYIVNKKYDDRIDIEFLIQDEAILKNRTIKLILQPLVENVIFHGFGENPQSAKMTIRVMKVKKGMMIVIQDNGKGISKSRSRQLARQLKQQDFRGESIGLFNVNQRIRLKFGPDYGLKIRSRQGIFTTVYIVLPIT from the coding sequence ATGAACAACACAATCAGATTTTTAATTCGTTTCCTAACGGGGAAAACCATCATTCGCACGATCATGTTTTCCTATATGGTCTTAAACATGCTGCTCTTATTACTTCTTGGGCTATTATCTGTTCGCGATTCAACTACAAGTCTAACCAAAGAAGTCACTCAATCCAGTTATAAAGTAATGGAACAAGCAGCGCGCGGGCTTAGCTTTAATTTGGAAGAAGCGACTCGCCCACTCGTTCTACTTGCAGGCCATTACTCAGTTAGAAGCTTGATGAGTCCAGGAAGAGAAATGGATATCGGTGGGCGCATTCAGCAAGAGAGGAATATCGCTGACGTAGCATTTGGCGTAACGTCATTGCAATCCATAGTAAGTGATGTATTGATATTGGGTAAAAACGGATATGTGAATAATCTTGATGGCAGAAAATCACTTCGTTGGGATTATCCATTCACCGAACAGACTTGGTTTAAGCAAGCCATTTCAGATACTCCAAATAAAGGTTTTATCTCACTTGGTCTCCATAAGCAGGACTACTACTTAGAAAATAATATTTCAAAATATAACATGCCGACGTTATCAATCGCCCTTCCAGTTAAAGATTACACACTTAAAACTATCGGGGTTGTCATCGCGAATGTGGATTTAGCCAAAATCAACGGAATGTTTGAATTAAGCTCCTATCAAAACAATGAAAGTATTTTTATGATCGATAATCAGCAGATCATTATCGCCCATAAAGATGGTGCTGCAATTGGCACAAGACTTCACTTTACAGGTGTTGAGCATATTTATGAACGTGATTCGGGAAGTTTCGTTACCTTGCTCGATGGTAGGGAGACGCTTGTCATTTTCCACGCTACTTCTGTTAAAGGTTGGAGAATGATCTCGACTATTCCAATGTCGGTCATTAAAGGACAAGCAGACTCACTGAAATCAAATTTGATCGGATTCATTTGTCTTTTTTTATTTCTCAATATTCTAATATCCATCTTAATTACGGCCCGAATATCCCGCCCATTTGGACGACTTCTCTCAACGTTGGACAAAATTGGGGAAGACAGTATTTATATTATTAAGAATAAATATAAGTATCGCGAACTGAATTTGATAAGTGATAAATTTAGAGAACTGGTCATCCGGATCGAATCGTTGGTCAAGCAAAATTATCAATCCGATATTGCATTGAAAGAAGTAGAACTCAAAACGCTGCAGTCCCAGATTAATCCACACTTTCTATTCAACACGTTGCAGTTGTTGCAAACCGAAATTGTATGTGGCAGCACTGAGGACTCCAACCACCTAGTGTTGTCATTGAGCAGTCTATTAAGATATTCCATGAAGCAATCAGAAGAGATGGTGGAACTCGAACAGGAAATTCAGAACGTCAGGGATTACCTATATATTGTGAACAAAAAATATGACGATCGAATTGACATCGAGTTTCTTATTCAAGACGAGGCGATTCTTAAAAACAGAACGATCAAGCTGATCCTGCAACCACTTGTTGAAAACGTCATCTTTCACGGATTTGGCGAGAACCCACAGTCGGCAAAAATGACGATTAGGGTTATGAAAGTCAAGAAGGGAATGATGATCGTTATCCAAGACAATGGTAAAGGCATATCGAAGAGCAGAAGCCGTCAATTGGCCAGACAACTGAAACAACAAGACTTTAGGGGCGAGAGCATAGGTCTATTCAACGTCAATCAGCGTATCCGATTAAAATTTGGACCTGATTACGGTCTGAAGATTAGAAGCAGGCAAGGGATATTTACAACGGTATATATCGTGTTGCCCATAACATAA